The proteins below come from a single Ailuropoda melanoleuca isolate Jingjing chromosome 1, ASM200744v2, whole genome shotgun sequence genomic window:
- the RPL24 gene encoding 60S ribosomal protein L24 (The RefSeq protein aligns at 98% coverage compared to this genomic sequence): MKVELCSFSGYKIYPGHGRRYARTDGKVFQFLNAKCESAFLSKRNPRQINWTVLYRRKHKKGQSEEIQKKRTRRAVKFQRAITGASLADIMAKRNQKPEVRKAQREQAIRAAKEAKKAKQASKKTAMAAAKAPTKAAPKQKIVKPVKVSAPRVGGKR; this comes from the exons GGTCGAGCTGTGCAGTTTCAGTGGGTACAAGATTTACCCCGGACATGGCAGGCGCTACGCCAGGACTGACGGGAAG GTTTTCCAGTTTCTTAACGCAAAATGCGAATCCGCATTCCTTTCCAAGAGGAATCCTCGGCAGATAAACTGGACTGTCCTCTACAGGAGAAAGCACAAAAAGGGACAGTCG gaagaaattcaaaagaaaagaacccGCCGTGCAGTCAAATTCCAGAGGGCCATCACTGGTGCATCTCTTGCTGATATAATGGCCAAGAGGAACCAGAAACCTGAAGTTAGGAAGGCTCAACGAGAACAGGCCATCAG GGCTGCCAAGGAAGCAAAAAAGGCTAAGCAAGCATCTAAAAAGACAGCAATGGCTGCTGCTAAG GCTCCCACGAAGGCAGCACCTAAGCAAAAGATTGTGAAGCCTGTGAAGGTTTCTGCACCCCGAGTTGGTGGAAAACGCTAA